The Vibrio echinoideorum genome includes a region encoding these proteins:
- a CDS encoding DUF2065 domain-containing protein — protein MSHSIWLAIGLVLIVEGLGPLIAPNGWRNMVAQLSQQPDSQLRRIGGCLVVAGAVIAFMTHS, from the coding sequence ATGTCTCATTCAATTTGGCTCGCAATTGGGCTTGTTCTTATCGTAGAGGGGCTTGGTCCCTTGATTGCACCAAACGGTTGGAGAAACATGGTTGCCCAGCTCAGCCAACAACCAGACTCTCAACTGCGCCGTATTGGCGGCTGTCTTGTTGTTGCTGGAGCGGTTATCGCTTTCATGACCCACAGCTAA
- the hflC gene encoding protease modulator HflC: protein MRKLMIPVLVVTIALLLMSLFVIQEGERGMVIRFGRVLDDNGVSRIYEPGLHFKMPLFDRVKVLDARIQTMDGRSDRFVTSEKKDVLIDTYAKWRIADFGRFYLSTGGGNILTAEALLERKVTDVLRSEIGSREIKQIVSGPRNKDVLPDSVDSEEVTTEAAKEALEIDGERDKVMANVLSGTAESAMADLGVEVVDFRMKKINLPDEISESIYRRMRAERESVARRHRSQGREKAEVIRAQAELEVATVLAEADRTARVTRGDADAEAAKIYSDVYSKDPEFYGFMRSLQAYETSFSDKSDILVLDPKTDFFRYMNQSSGVPAAK, encoded by the coding sequence ATGCGTAAGTTAATGATCCCTGTTTTAGTTGTGACGATTGCCCTTCTATTGATGTCACTATTTGTGATTCAAGAAGGCGAACGTGGCATGGTAATTCGTTTTGGTCGAGTTCTCGATGACAACGGCGTATCACGAATCTATGAACCAGGCCTACACTTTAAGATGCCGCTGTTTGATCGCGTTAAAGTACTTGATGCGCGTATTCAAACGATGGATGGTCGTTCAGACCGTTTCGTAACATCAGAGAAAAAAGACGTTCTAATTGATACTTACGCAAAATGGCGTATTGCTGATTTTGGACGTTTTTATCTGAGTACGGGCGGCGGCAATATCCTGACGGCAGAAGCACTTCTTGAGCGTAAAGTGACAGATGTTCTTCGTTCTGAAATTGGTTCTCGCGAGATCAAGCAAATCGTTTCAGGCCCGCGTAACAAAGACGTATTACCTGATAGTGTTGATAGCGAAGAAGTAACAACTGAAGCCGCTAAAGAAGCACTAGAGATTGATGGTGAACGAGATAAAGTTATGGCGAACGTTTTGTCTGGAACGGCAGAAAGTGCGATGGCTGATTTGGGTGTTGAAGTTGTTGATTTCCGAATGAAGAAGATTAACCTTCCTGACGAAATCAGTGAATCTATCTACCGCCGTATGCGTGCAGAGCGTGAATCGGTTGCTCGTAGACACCGTTCTCAAGGTCGTGAGAAAGCAGAAGTTATCCGTGCTCAAGCTGAGCTAGAAGTAGCGACTGTTCTTGCTGAAGCTGACCGTACTGCTCGAGTGACTCGTGGTGATGCTGATGCAGAAGCGGCGAAGATCTACTCTGATGTGTACAGCAAAGATCCTGAGTTCTATGGCTTTATGCGTTCACTGCAAGCTTATGAGACATCATTTAGCGATAAGAGCGATATTCTAGTATTGGATCCGAAGACAGACTTCTTCCGATACATGAATCAATCAAGCGGTGTACCAGCAGCAAAATAA
- the hflK gene encoding FtsH protease activity modulator HflK has translation MAWNEPGNNNNGDNNGRDNDPWGKNNNRGGRDQGPPDLDEVFSKLSQKLGGKFGKKGGNGKGPSIGGGGAIGFGVIAVIAIAIWFFAGFYTVGEAERAVVLRLGQFDRIEEPGLNWHPRFIDEIKDEQLVNVQAIRSLRASGTMLTKDENVVTVEMGVQYRVSDPYKYLYRVTDADDSLRQATDSALRAVIGDSLMDSILTSGRQQIRQSTQEELNRIIDSYDMGILIVDVNFQSARPPEQVKDAFDDAIAAREDEERFEREAEAYRNDIIPKATGRAERLKKEAVGYSERIVNGALGQVAQFEKLLPEYQAAPEVTRNRMYLDTMEKVYSSTSKVLIDSESSGNLLYLPIDKLGAQGGDQSGKRSTKAPSTYDQIELETQADPKSSSTTRSDSSRQGRY, from the coding sequence ATGGCGTGGAATGAGCCTGGAAATAACAACAACGGCGATAATAACGGCCGCGATAACGACCCTTGGGGTAAGAATAATAATCGCGGCGGCCGAGATCAAGGACCGCCAGACTTAGACGAAGTGTTTAGTAAACTAAGTCAAAAGTTAGGTGGCAAGTTTGGTAAAAAAGGTGGCAACGGTAAAGGGCCATCTATTGGTGGTGGCGGTGCGATTGGCTTTGGTGTCATTGCTGTCATTGCGATTGCTATCTGGTTCTTCGCTGGTTTCTACACCGTTGGCGAAGCAGAAAGAGCCGTTGTACTTCGACTGGGTCAATTCGACCGTATCGAAGAACCTGGCCTTAACTGGCACCCACGCTTCATCGATGAAATCAAAGATGAGCAACTGGTCAACGTTCAAGCGATTCGTTCTCTACGTGCTTCTGGCACGATGCTAACGAAAGATGAAAACGTTGTGACCGTTGAAATGGGTGTTCAATACCGTGTTTCTGACCCGTACAAGTACTTGTATCGTGTAACGGACGCGGACGACAGTTTACGCCAAGCAACCGATTCTGCGCTTCGTGCGGTAATTGGTGACTCACTAATGGATAGTATCCTAACAAGTGGTCGTCAGCAGATTCGTCAAAGCACTCAAGAAGAGCTGAATCGTATTATTGATAGCTACGATATGGGTATTCTTATTGTTGACGTGAACTTCCAATCAGCGCGTCCACCTGAGCAAGTGAAAGATGCATTTGATGATGCTATCGCAGCTCGTGAGGATGAAGAGCGTTTCGAACGTGAAGCTGAAGCTTACCGTAATGATATTATTCCAAAAGCAACAGGTCGAGCTGAGCGTTTGAAGAAAGAAGCGGTAGGTTATTCTGAGCGTATTGTTAATGGTGCTTTGGGTCAGGTTGCTCAATTCGAGAAACTTTTACCTGAATACCAAGCTGCTCCTGAAGTAACACGTAACCGTATGTACCTAGATACAATGGAAAAAGTGTACTCAAGCACATCTAAAGTTCTGATTGATTCAGAATCAAGTGGTAACTTGTTGTACCTACCAATTGATAAGCTAGGCGCTCAAGGTGGAGACCAATCGGGTAAACGCTCGACAAAAGCTCCATCAACTTACGATCAAATTGAGTTAGAAACTCAAGCGGATCCAAAGTCTAGCTCTACAACTCGTTCAGACAGTTCACGTCAAGGGAGATACTAA
- the hflX gene encoding ribosome rescue GTPase HflX: protein MFDRYESGERAVLVHINFTQEGEWEDLSECEMLVSSAGVETLQVITGSRQSPLPKYYVGEGKAQEIAQAVQLTGAEIVVFNHSLSPAQERNLEQLCKCRVIDRTGLILDIFAQRARTHEGKLQVELAQLRHISTRLIRGWTHLERQKGGIGLRGPGETQLETDRRLLRDRIKAILRRLAKVAKQREQGRRARNRAEIPTISLVGYTNAGKSTLFNRITSAGVYAADQLFATLDPTLRKIDLADVGPAILADTVGFIRHLPHDLVAAFKATLQETQEADILLHVVDASDDRFRENIQAVHDVLEEIDAHEVPTLVVMNKIDCMEDQKPRIERYEEGAPRAVWVSAMEGVGIELLFEALTERLASQMVQFRLCIPHKHQGRVRSLFFQMKCIQQEEYDENGNLLIDIRMQQIDWSKLEKREGALLGDFIVTKETATV from the coding sequence TTGTTTGACCGTTATGAATCCGGCGAGCGAGCCGTACTTGTTCATATCAACTTCACGCAAGAGGGAGAATGGGAAGACCTAAGCGAATGTGAAATGCTGGTCTCCTCAGCAGGGGTAGAAACGCTACAAGTGATTACTGGTAGCCGCCAATCCCCGCTCCCTAAATACTACGTTGGAGAAGGTAAAGCCCAAGAAATCGCTCAAGCCGTTCAGCTGACTGGGGCTGAAATCGTGGTGTTTAACCACTCTCTCTCTCCTGCCCAAGAGCGAAATCTCGAACAGTTGTGTAAATGTCGTGTGATTGATCGCACGGGTTTGATCTTAGATATCTTTGCACAGCGTGCACGAACTCACGAAGGTAAGCTACAAGTTGAGCTCGCTCAGCTTCGTCATATCTCTACTCGACTGATTCGTGGTTGGACTCACCTTGAAAGGCAGAAAGGTGGTATTGGTCTTCGTGGTCCAGGTGAAACTCAACTGGAAACCGATCGCCGTTTGTTGCGTGACCGTATAAAGGCAATACTGCGTCGTTTAGCGAAAGTGGCTAAGCAACGTGAACAAGGACGACGTGCTCGAAATCGAGCTGAAATCCCAACTATTTCTTTGGTTGGTTATACCAACGCAGGGAAATCAACACTTTTCAATCGCATTACCAGTGCGGGTGTTTATGCTGCAGACCAACTGTTTGCAACCCTAGACCCAACACTACGTAAGATTGATTTGGCAGATGTAGGGCCTGCAATTCTCGCAGATACCGTAGGTTTTATCCGTCATCTACCACACGATTTGGTCGCTGCATTTAAGGCAACGTTACAAGAGACGCAAGAAGCTGACATTTTGTTACATGTTGTTGATGCCAGTGATGACCGCTTTCGTGAGAATATTCAGGCTGTTCATGATGTATTAGAAGAAATCGATGCTCATGAAGTGCCAACCCTTGTAGTCATGAATAAAATTGACTGCATGGAAGACCAAAAACCTCGAATTGAAAGATACGAAGAGGGCGCTCCACGCGCTGTTTGGGTTTCTGCAATGGAAGGAGTAGGTATTGAACTGTTGTTTGAAGCTTTAACCGAGCGTTTAGCAAGTCAAATGGTTCAATTCCGTTTGTGTATTCCACATAAACATCAAGGCCGTGTTCGTAGTTTATTTTTCCAGATGAAATGTATTCAACAGGAAGAGTATGATGAAAATGGTAACTTGTTGATAGATATCCGAATGCAACAAATAGATTGGTCTAAACTTGAAAAAAGAGAAGGGGCGCTCTTAGGTGACTTTATCGTTACCAAAGAGACTGCTACAGTATAA
- the hfq gene encoding RNA chaperone Hfq: MAKGQSLQDPFLNALRRERIPVSIYLVNGIKLQGQIESFDQFVILLKNTVNQMVYKHAISTVVPARAVSHHSGEQQRAPSDRPEKTED; this comes from the coding sequence ATGGCTAAGGGGCAATCGCTACAAGACCCATTCCTGAATGCACTCCGTCGTGAGCGCATTCCAGTCTCTATCTATCTTGTGAACGGCATCAAGCTGCAAGGTCAGATCGAGTCTTTCGATCAATTCGTGATCTTATTGAAGAACACGGTAAACCAAATGGTTTACAAGCATGCGATTTCTACTGTGGTTCCTGCTCGTGCAGTTAGTCACCACAGCGGCGAGCAACAGCGTGCGCCATCTGATCGTCCAGAGAAGACTGAAGATTAA
- the miaA gene encoding tRNA (adenosine(37)-N6)-dimethylallyltransferase MiaA — protein sequence MTEKLPLALFLMGPTASGKTDLAIRLRQKYPVEIISVDSALIYKDMDIGTAKPDAEELALAPHRLIDILDPSEAYSAADFRRDAINEMNKIVAEGKIPLLVGGTMLYYKALLEGLSPLPAADKEIRQQIEAESIEQGWQALHDQLREIDPVSAERIHPNDPQRLSRALEVYRISGKTLTELTQTKGDSLPFRVKQFAIAPKERTELHRRIELRFEKMIEAGFEEEMKALHAREDLHPELPSIRCVGYRQMWDYLDGNCDLDEAVFRGVCATRQLAKRQITWLRSWDDLTWLDSENIDQALETLSDAIASD from the coding sequence ATGACTGAAAAATTACCTTTAGCGTTGTTTTTAATGGGCCCAACGGCATCAGGAAAAACAGATTTAGCTATCCGCTTACGCCAGAAATACCCAGTAGAAATCATCAGTGTGGATTCGGCATTGATCTACAAAGACATGGATATTGGCACCGCTAAACCAGACGCGGAAGAGCTCGCGCTCGCGCCTCATCGCTTGATTGATATTCTGGATCCAAGCGAAGCGTATTCTGCGGCAGATTTTCGTCGTGATGCGATCAATGAAATGAATAAGATTGTAGCGGAAGGCAAAATCCCGCTACTTGTTGGTGGCACAATGCTGTACTACAAGGCATTGCTGGAAGGTTTATCGCCACTACCCGCGGCAGATAAAGAGATTCGTCAGCAGATTGAAGCAGAATCTATCGAACAAGGTTGGCAGGCTCTGCATGATCAATTAAGAGAGATAGATCCCGTATCCGCTGAAAGAATACACCCAAATGATCCACAAAGGCTTTCAAGGGCATTGGAAGTTTATCGAATTTCGGGTAAAACATTAACTGAGCTAACTCAAACGAAAGGCGATAGCCTGCCATTTCGTGTAAAACAATTTGCTATAGCTCCCAAGGAAAGGACTGAACTCCATCGCCGTATTGAACTGCGTTTCGAGAAGATGATTGAGGCGGGTTTTGAAGAGGAAATGAAGGCGTTACACGCCAGAGAAGATCTTCACCCGGAGCTACCATCGATCCGATGCGTCGGTTATAGGCAGATGTGGGATTATTTAGACGGGAATTGTGATTTGGACGAAGCGGTTTTCCGTGGTGTCTGTGCAACTCGTCAGTTGGCCAAGCGACAAATCACCTGGTTGCGCAGTTGGGATGATTTAACTTGGTTAGATAGCGAAAACATTGATCAAGCGTTAGAAACTCTTTCAGATGCAATAGCATCTGATTAG